GGCGTCGTCATGGCCCTTTTCTGCTCAGGCATCGGCGCGTCGGCGCCATTCTCTTGACGCAAATTTCAGGCGAATTCGGGAAGGGGCTACACGGGCCCTGGGGAATCCGTTGCAGGAACGAGACAGCTAGTCGAAGCGGATCGGATATCCGAACTGCAACCCGATGGAAATGCGATTCTGATCGACGTCGTTGGCGAGCGACGCCCCCGCCACGTCGGTGATGCGGCTGTGGGACCGCTGCTGGAAGAACTGGTACGAGGCGACCAGGGCCAGCCATCTGGTGAACCGGTAGGTGGCCGACAGCGGCAGGCTGAAGCTCTTCACGTCGATGCGGTCGTCGTCGGACTTTGCGATCGAGTAGCGCGGTCCAAACTCCACGGTCAGCCCCTTCATCAGGGTGGTGAGCAGCGCGGAGGCTCCCACCGACTGGTTGACGGTGGTACCGCCGAGGCCGGCGGCGGTGCCGACCGTGCGGCTGTAGTCGGCGCCGAGGGCCCCCCCCTTGAGCCGCTGGCGGAGGCTTGCAGTGACCGCCGGCGTCACCCGAGTGCCGCTGTCGGTGACCTCGAAGGTCGGGCCCCCGGCGACGGAGCCCGTCAGCGTCTCGGTGAAGCGATAGCTGAGGCCGAGCCGCGGCGTGTGGCTCGTCACCTCCTCTTCGCGCTCGATGTCGAGCAAGCCGAACTCGTAGCCGAGCGTACCGGTCAGCCGGCGTGTGATGGCCCGGTCGAGGCCCACGTCGGCGCGATAGACATCCGAATCTTGGAGCTCGCTCCGGTCGAAGCGCAGGACTGTCCACGACGCGCCTCCCCGCAGCGTCGTCCGCGGATCGAACTGCCAGGCGGCCCCTCCCGACAGCGCGTTGCTGAAACCGCGGCTGCGGCCGGTGGCGACGCCTTCGGTTCCGAGCAGGTTCGTGCTGGTGGTGAAGGTGAAGGTGTCGCTCAGGATCAGGGTCAGCTGGGGGCTGGCGCGATAGAAGCCATCGAGGATGAAGTTGTGGACGTCGAAGGCGCGATTGAGGCTCGACTCCCGCGCGAAGATCTGGGCGGAGAAACTGTAGGCGGCGGTGAGGCGGTAGATGGGCCGCTCGACCTCGAGGGCCAGGCCCGGCGTGAAGCGGGTGATGAAGTCCCAGCGCTTGTCGTTGTTGTTGAGGAGGATATTGTCGTTGTACTCCTCCTCCAGCGTCAGCGTCGGCGTCAACGTGAGGGGAACGCGCCGTGGCCCCTCGAGCTGCTTCGGATCCGGGGGACGCTGGGTGGCCTGGGCCCAGGCGGGCGGAGCGGCCAGTCCGATCACACACGCGACGATCACGCCGGCCCAGGCCGGGAGTCCCTGAAGGCGTCGCACGGCGCGATCTCTATCACACCGCGGCCGGCGCCCGATAGCCCTTCTACGACGCACGAGGGTCGAGCCGCTTCAGCGCCAGCTGGTAATAGGTGAGCGGTGCCGGCTTCTCGATGACGTCGATGGCCCCCAGGCGCTTGACCGCGTCGACCTCGTCCGGTGTCGCGTGACCGGTGATCACCACGACGGGCAGGCCCGGCCGGCGGCGCTTGACCTCGGCGAGGACGTCCAGGCCGTTCATGCCCGGCATCGAGACATCCAGAAAGAGCGCATCGGGCTCCTCCATGCCGAGCCGGCGCAGCGCTTCCTCCCCGGAATGCGCGACGCTCGCCTTGTGGCCCTCCCGGGCCAGCGACCTGGCCAGGACCTCGGCCACTTGGGGTTCATCGTCGACGATGAGGATGTTCATTGAGCCTCTCTCCTTTTGTAAAGAGCGCCCCTGGTGTGGAAATTTTTACAAGCATCCGGGGAGGGCACCCCGGTAGGACACTACACAAGTGCTTGTAATCATTGCTAAACTATCAGGGTAGATTTCTGGCATATCCCCTGCAGCCGCGGTGACATGGCGTGAAAAATAGGACTCATACATCGGGGGACGGGGATGAGCGCTGACGGGATGGGCCTGTGCATTAGCAGCAAGATGCAGCCGGTGCGCGATTTGGTTGCCAAGGTGGCGGGAACGAACACGACCGTGCTCCTCCGCGGCGAGAGCGGCGTCGGCAAGGAAATCGTGGCGCGCGCCATTCACAAGCTCTCTCCACGCGCCAGCAAGCAGTTCCTCAAGGTCAACTGCGCGGCCCTGCCCGGCGAACTGCTCGAATCGGAGCTGTTCGGGCACGAGAAAGGGGCGTTCACCGGAGCCTATCGGCAGAAGCCGGGGAAGTTCGAGGCCGCCGACGGCGGCACGCTGCTCCTCGACGAGATCGGCGAGATGCCGCTGCGCCTGCAGGCCAAGCTGCTCCACGTGCTCCAGGACGGCGAGTTCTCGCGGGTCGGCGGCGAGAAGGTGATCGGCACCGACGTGCGTCTGGTCGCCTCCACCAACCGCGACCTGGAGGCCGCGATGCGGGCCCACCAGTTCCGCGAGGATCTCTATTACCGGCTCAACGTCATCGAGATCCGGATCCCGCCGCTGCGCGAGCGGCGCGAGGAGGTCCCCGTGCTGGTCGAGCACTTCCGGCGGAAGTTCAACGCCCAGTACGTGCGGAACATCGAGATCCCGCCGGACACCGTGCGGCTCTTCATGGAGTATCACTGGCCCGGTAACATTCGCGAGCTGGAAAACGCGGTCAAGCGCATCGTCGTGCTCGGCACCGCGCGGACGGTGCATCAGGAAGTCCTGACGACCCTGAACCGCGGGGCCCACAACGGTACGTCCGTCACCGTCGCGGCGCCGCTGCCCGTCAACGCGGAGGCCGTACTCGGCCTGAAGGATATCGCCCGGCAGGCCGCCCGCGACGCGGAGCGCGTCGCGATCAAGGATGTGCTCGACCGCGTGCACTGGAACCGCGCGAAGGCCGCGCGCCTCCTGCAGATCAGCTACAAGGCGCTGCTTTACAAGATCGTGCAGTGTGGCCTCGTCACGCCCGAGGAGAGAGAGGCGAAGCAGGCGAAGCCGGCGAAGCAGCCCGAGGCCATCGCGTCCTAGCGCGCGGGCCGCCAGGCGGCGGCCAAGCGCTCGCGCACGGCCAAGCCGGACATGAGTACGAGGTAAAGGAGCACGCGCAGCGCCACCATGGGCCAGTCCTCCCGGCCCGAGATGGTCGAGCAACTCTCGTGCCCGGGGGAGGGCCCGGCTAAATAGCGCCGGGCACAGGCGGACGGCGTCCCGCCGGTCCCCGCCACCTGGAAAAGGACTTCCAGCTTCCGGAACAACCTTCTCGCGGTCGGCTCGATCCCGCCCCGTCGGCGCGTGGTACCCTAGCGCCATGTTCGACGTCGGCCTCCAAGAGATGCTGGTGATCGGCGTCATCGCGCTCTTGGTCTTCGGTCCATCGAAGCTACCCGAGTTGGGGCGCATGGTCGGGCGCGCGCTGCGGGAGTTCCGGCGGGCCAGTGACGAGTTCCGCTCCACCGTCGAGACGAATCTCCACATCAACGATCCCGAGCCGGTGATCCAGCCGCCGTCTTCCACCGCCGCCGAGCGTGCGGGGACGACGACGAGCCTGCCCTCCGAGACGGAGCCTCAGTTCGTCGAGGCGGTCTCGGAGACGACCGCGCCGCAGACCACCGTGACGGAGGCGGCCGAGAGCACGGAGCCCTACTGCGGCCAGCGTGGCTCGCGCCTGTTTCACCGCCGCGAGTGCTCGTGGGTGTCACGGATCCCGGAAATGGAGCGCGTCTACCTCAAGCGCCTCGCCGACGCGCGCGATCAGGGGTTGCGGGAGTGCCCGGTCTGCGAGCCCTGGGAGCCCGCCTAGCTGCTAGGTCGGAGGGGGCGGACGTTACGGCCCCCTCCGAGGCCTCCCCCAGGAAGGATTGCGCGGGCCAAGCCCGCGCTCGAACGGCGATTACTCCGGCACGCGCCCCGAGCCCGATATGCCCCCCTTTTTTGGGTTGACACCCTCAACATCCGTTGAGTATCTTAGCTGGGCGGGAGGGAATGATGCGGGAACTCACCAGCCGGCAGCGTGAGGTGCTGAATTTCATCAGGACCTTCACGGCCCGCCAGGGCGTGCCGCCGACCGTGCGCGAGATCGGCGAGAAGTTCCGCGTGACGCCGCGCGCGGCGTTCG
This sequence is a window from Candidatus Methylomirabilota bacterium. Protein-coding genes within it:
- a CDS encoding response regulator, translated to MNILIVDDEPQVAEVLARSLAREGHKASVAHSGEEALRRLGMEEPDALFLDVSMPGMNGLDVLAEVKRRRPGLPVVVITGHATPDEVDAVKRLGAIDVIEKPAPLTYYQLALKRLDPRAS
- a CDS encoding sigma 54-interacting transcriptional regulator, whose amino-acid sequence is MQPVRDLVAKVAGTNTTVLLRGESGVGKEIVARAIHKLSPRASKQFLKVNCAALPGELLESELFGHEKGAFTGAYRQKPGKFEAADGGTLLLDEIGEMPLRLQAKLLHVLQDGEFSRVGGEKVIGTDVRLVASTNRDLEAAMRAHQFREDLYYRLNVIEIRIPPLRERREEVPVLVEHFRRKFNAQYVRNIEIPPDTVRLFMEYHWPGNIRELENAVKRIVVLGTARTVHQEVLTTLNRGAHNGTSVTVAAPLPVNAEAVLGLKDIARQAARDAERVAIKDVLDRVHWNRAKAARLLQISYKALLYKIVQCGLVTPEEREAKQAKPAKQPEAIAS